In one window of Nocardiopsis aegyptia DNA:
- a CDS encoding biotin/lipoyl-containing protein, which produces MAEENVTFTLPDLGEGLVEATVLEWQVAVGDRVERNAPLVEVETTKSAVVIPSPKEGRIVELHAEEDEVVAVGAPLVTFAVEADAPQAGIVGRVPTEEARPARRVRLKPPTD; this is translated from the coding sequence ATGGCAGAAGAGAACGTCACCTTCACGCTTCCGGACCTGGGCGAGGGCCTGGTCGAGGCGACCGTCCTGGAGTGGCAGGTCGCCGTGGGCGACCGCGTCGAGCGCAACGCCCCGCTGGTGGAGGTGGAGACGACCAAGTCGGCCGTGGTCATCCCCTCGCCCAAGGAGGGGCGGATCGTGGAGCTGCACGCCGAGGAGGACGAGGTCGTGGCCGTGGGCGCGCCCCTGGTCACCTTCGCCGTCGAGGCGGACGCGCCGCAGGCGGGGATCGTGGGGCGCGTGCCCACCGAGGAGGCCAGGCCGGCCCGTCGCGTTCGGCTCAAGCCGCCCACGGACTGA